Proteins from one Pseudomonas bijieensis genomic window:
- a CDS encoding CynX/NimT family MFS transporter, which yields MNPESELSMSRDLLDPATSTAPKRAAELEELLIDAEADDEQAQQRPLLVRRPWLLLLGLILVALNLRPALSSMAPLLSEVSRSLGLSAAQAGLLTTLPVLCLGLFAPLAPVLARRFGAERVVLGILLTLAGGIVLRSAFGQVGLFAGSILAGASIGVIGVLLPGIVKRDFAKQAGAMTGVYTMALCLGAAMAAGATVPLSEHLGHSWALGLGFWVVPALLAAVFWLPQVGEKHGAHQVAYRVRGLLRDPLAWQVTLYMGLQSSLAYIVFGWLPSILIGRGLTPTQAGLVLSGSVIVQLISSLAAPWLATRGKDQRLAIVIVMLMTLGGLFGCLYAPLDGLWGWAILLGLGQGATFSLALTLIVLRSRDAHVAANLSSMAQGFGYTLASLGPFAVGVVHDLTGGWNALGWIFGLVGLGAIIAGIGAGRALYVGVSSEKVTDLR from the coding sequence ATGAACCCTGAATCCGAGCTTTCCATGTCCCGCGATCTGCTTGACCCTGCCACCTCGACGGCGCCCAAACGCGCCGCCGAACTTGAAGAACTGTTGATCGACGCCGAGGCCGACGATGAGCAGGCCCAGCAGCGTCCTCTGTTGGTGCGTCGTCCCTGGTTGTTGTTGCTGGGGTTGATCCTGGTGGCGCTGAATCTGCGTCCGGCGTTGTCGAGCATGGCGCCGCTGCTCAGCGAAGTGTCACGAAGCCTTGGCCTGTCGGCTGCCCAAGCCGGTTTGCTGACCACATTGCCTGTGCTTTGCCTGGGCCTGTTCGCGCCGCTGGCGCCGGTGCTGGCACGGCGCTTCGGTGCCGAGCGCGTGGTGCTGGGAATCTTGTTGACGCTGGCGGGTGGGATTGTCCTGCGCAGTGCGTTCGGTCAGGTCGGGCTGTTCGCCGGCAGTATCCTGGCCGGTGCGAGTATCGGCGTGATCGGCGTGCTGCTGCCGGGCATCGTCAAGCGCGACTTCGCCAAGCAGGCCGGCGCCATGACCGGTGTCTACACCATGGCGCTGTGCCTGGGCGCGGCGATGGCGGCCGGGGCGACAGTGCCGTTGAGCGAACACCTGGGTCATAGCTGGGCCTTGGGCCTGGGGTTCTGGGTGGTCCCGGCGCTGCTGGCCGCGGTGTTCTGGTTGCCGCAAGTGGGCGAGAAACACGGTGCCCATCAAGTGGCGTACCGGGTCCGCGGCTTGCTGCGCGATCCCCTGGCTTGGCAAGTCACGTTGTACATGGGGCTGCAATCGTCCCTGGCCTACATCGTCTTTGGTTGGCTGCCCTCAATTCTTATTGGACGTGGCCTGACCCCGACCCAGGCCGGGCTGGTGCTGTCCGGTTCGGTCATCGTGCAATTGATCAGTTCCCTCGCAGCTCCGTGGCTGGCAACGCGTGGCAAAGACCAGCGCCTGGCCATCGTGATCGTCATGCTCATGACCCTGGGGGGGCTGTTTGGTTGCCTCTACGCTCCGCTCGATGGGTTGTGGGGCTGGGCGATCCTGCTGGGTTTGGGGCAGGGCGCGACGTTCAGCCTGGCGCTCACGCTGATCGTGTTGCGTTCGCGGGACGCCCACGTGGCCGCCAACCTGTCCAGCATGGCCCAGGGCTTTGGTTATACGCTGGCGTCGCTGGGACCGTTCGCGGTGGGCGTGGTCCACGACTTGACTGGCGGTTGGAATGCACTGGGCTGGATCTTCGGCCTGGTTGGCCTGGGTGCGATCATCGCGGGCATCGGCGCAGGCCGGGCGTTGTACGTGGGGGTCAGTAGCGAAAAAGTCACCGATCTTCGTTGA
- a CDS encoding nuclear transport factor 2 family protein: MSDAHNALITHFYQAFQRLDAEAMSACYTDDVVFSDPAFGELRGRDAGDMWRMLTTRAKDFSLTFDNVHSDERTGGAHWVATYLFSQTGNVVINDIQARFVFRDGKICEHHDNFDLWRWSRQALGAKGLLLGWTPLVRNAVRAQALKGLRAFQASR; encoded by the coding sequence ATGAGTGATGCCCACAACGCCTTGATCACCCACTTTTACCAGGCCTTCCAGCGCCTGGACGCCGAAGCGATGAGTGCTTGCTACACCGACGATGTGGTGTTCAGCGATCCGGCGTTTGGTGAATTGCGCGGACGTGATGCCGGCGACATGTGGCGCATGCTCACCACCCGGGCCAAGGACTTCTCCCTGACCTTCGATAACGTGCATAGCGATGAGCGTACCGGCGGAGCGCATTGGGTGGCGACCTACCTGTTCAGCCAGACGGGTAACGTCGTGATCAATGACATCCAGGCGCGGTTCGTTTTTCGCGACGGCAAGATCTGCGAGCACCACGACAACTTTGATCTGTGGCGTTGGTCCCGTCAGGCATTGGGCGCCAAGGGCCTGTTGTTGGGCTGGACACCGCTGGTGCGCAACGCCGTCAGGGCCCAGGCGCTCAAGGGGTTGCGGGCGTTCCAGGCCAGTCGCTGA
- a CDS encoding GIY-YIG nuclease family protein, producing the protein MTNATPSPDLPAQGPAEPDKPWFVYLVRAANGSLYCGISDDPVRRFAKHQSGKGARFFLSSPAVALVYTEACRDKGEALRQERLIKKLRKSAKECLVASALSLHQPD; encoded by the coding sequence GTGACGAACGCCACCCCATCTCCCGATCTGCCTGCACAAGGCCCGGCCGAACCGGACAAACCCTGGTTCGTCTACCTGGTGCGGGCCGCCAATGGCTCGCTGTACTGCGGCATCAGTGATGACCCGGTGCGCCGTTTCGCCAAGCATCAAAGCGGCAAGGGCGCACGCTTCTTCCTTTCCAGCCCGGCGGTGGCCCTGGTGTATACCGAGGCTTGTCGCGACAAGGGCGAAGCCCTGCGCCAGGAGCGGCTGATCAAAAAGCTCAGGAAAAGCGCCAAGGAATGCCTGGTGGCCAGTGCGCTGTCGCTTCATCAGCCGGACTGA
- a CDS encoding glutathione S-transferase family protein, which yields MSELILHHYPTSPFAEKARLLLGFKGLSWRSVSIPPMMPKPDLTSLTGGYRKTPVLQIGADIYCDTSLIARRLEQEKASPALFPEGREMLAASFAAWADSVVFQHAVSLVFQPESVAVRFAKLSPEAIKAFISDRAGLFSGGTTTRLPADQAKHQWPTIMARLEQQLQREEGDFLLGDPSIADFAMAHPLWFLKGTPVTSPLVDAYPAVSAWLARVQGFGHGAPNEMSSEEALEIARNATPAALPDEVFEEPNGFVPGQQVSIAATDYGVDSVVGELLFAGREELILRREDARGGVVHVHFPRFGFRIEPR from the coding sequence ATGTCAGAGCTGATCCTTCATCATTACCCGACGTCTCCTTTCGCGGAAAAGGCCCGGCTGTTGCTGGGCTTCAAGGGCCTGTCCTGGCGTTCGGTGAGCATCCCGCCAATGATGCCCAAGCCTGACCTGACGTCGCTGACAGGCGGCTACCGCAAGACCCCGGTATTGCAGATTGGCGCGGACATCTATTGCGATACGTCCCTGATCGCTCGTCGGCTGGAACAGGAAAAAGCCTCGCCGGCCCTGTTCCCCGAAGGCCGGGAAATGCTGGCCGCGTCCTTTGCTGCCTGGGCCGATTCGGTGGTGTTCCAGCATGCCGTGAGTCTGGTGTTCCAGCCTGAATCGGTGGCGGTGCGTTTCGCCAAGCTGTCGCCTGAAGCCATCAAGGCGTTCATCAGCGACCGCGCCGGGCTGTTCAGTGGCGGCACGACCACGCGCTTGCCCGCTGACCAGGCCAAGCACCAGTGGCCGACGATCATGGCGCGCCTTGAGCAACAGTTGCAGCGCGAGGAAGGCGACTTCCTGTTGGGAGATCCCTCGATTGCCGACTTCGCCATGGCTCACCCGCTGTGGTTTCTCAAGGGCACGCCGGTGACCTCGCCGCTGGTGGATGCGTATCCGGCGGTGTCGGCCTGGTTGGCACGGGTGCAGGGTTTCGGCCACGGCGCGCCGAACGAGATGAGTTCCGAAGAAGCCCTGGAAATTGCCCGCAATGCCACACCGGCAGCGCTGCCGGATGAGGTGTTCGAAGAGCCGAATGGGTTTGTACCGGGGCAACAAGTGAGCATCGCGGCGACTGACTACGGCGTCGATTCCGTGGTCGGGGAGTTGCTGTTTGCCGGTCGCGAAGAACTGATCCTGCGCCGTGAAGACGCGCGTGGCGGGGTGGTGCATGTGCACTTTCCGCGGTTCGGGTTTCGAATCGAGCCTCGATGA
- a CDS encoding glutaredoxin family protein, with amino-acid sequence MLGGVLKKFLLILLVVVAYQNWGKIERVFNPSQMVSEQIRSNARVALYATDWCGYCKATRRFLDEKGVPFREFDIEKDTEARKAYEALGGRGIPILDVNGTLIRGFEPENILKALSAT; translated from the coding sequence ATGCTCGGTGGGGTGCTGAAGAAGTTTCTGCTGATTTTGCTGGTGGTGGTGGCGTACCAGAACTGGGGCAAGATCGAACGGGTGTTCAATCCCTCGCAGATGGTTTCCGAGCAGATTCGCAGCAACGCCCGCGTCGCGCTGTACGCCACTGATTGGTGCGGCTACTGCAAGGCCACCCGACGGTTCCTGGATGAGAAGGGCGTGCCGTTTCGCGAGTTTGACATCGAGAAGGACACCGAGGCGCGCAAGGCCTATGAGGCACTGGGTGGCCGGGGGATTCCGATCCTCGATGTGAATGGCACGTTGATTCGTGGGTTTGAGCCGGAGAATATTCTCAAGGCGTTGTCCGCGACATAG